A single region of the Vicia villosa cultivar HV-30 ecotype Madison, WI linkage group LG4, Vvil1.0, whole genome shotgun sequence genome encodes:
- the LOC131594812 gene encoding 1-acyl-sn-glycerol-3-phosphate acyltransferase BAT2, chloroplastic-like: MEVTSAIHRLYLFPQEPRFSSSTLLRSQTGTTPRASQTSFLGISKHKRNVLRVSFCPKIELGGSHYCFKLNNKLPRDVIVRSEITASGSGGEGYSIPELKLEAKVRGVCFYAVTSFAAIFLFVLMLVGHPSVLLFDRYRRKFHYFVAKVWATLTVAPFFKIEYEGLENLPPPDTPAVYVSNHQSFLDIYTLLTLGRSFKFISKTGIFLFPVIGWAMFLLGVIPLKRMDSRSQMECLKKCMDLIKKGASVFFFPEGTRSKDGKLGAFKKGAFSIAAKTKVPVVPITLIGTGQIMPAGRESIVNTGFVKVVIHKPIDGNDPDMLCKEARNKIASVLTQA; encoded by the exons ATGGAAGTTACTTCTGCAATCCATCGTCTCTATCTCTTTCCCCAAGAACCCAGATTCTCCTCTTCCACACTC TTACGCTCTCAAACAGGAACAACGCCTCGTG CTTCTCAAACTAGTTTCTTAGGCATCTCCAAGCACAAGAGAAATGTATTGAGGGTATCATTTTGTCCCAAAATTGAGTTAGGTGGATCTCATTACTGtttcaaattgaataataaactCCCCAGGGATGTTATTGTAAGATCCGAGATTACTGCGTCTGGGTCTGGAGGAGAAGGCTATTCAATACCTG AACTCAAATTGGAAGCAAAAGTTCGGGGAGTTTGTTTTTACGCCGTTACTTCCTTTGCTGCTATATTTCTTTTTGTCTTGATGCTGGTTGGACATCCATCTGTGCTCCTGTTTGATCGTTACCGGAGAAAGTTTCATTATTTTGTTGCCAAAGTCTGGGCTACGCTGACTGTGGCCCCGTTTTTCAAAATTGAATATGAAGGGTTGGAGAATCTTCCGCCTCCAGATACTCCTGCTGTGTATGTTTCCAATCATCAGAGTTTTTTAGATATATATACTCTTTTAACTCTGGGAAGAAGCTTTAAATTCATAAGCAAGACTGGGATATTCCTTTTTCCAGTAATTGGGTGGGCAATGTTTCTTTTGGGTGTTATTCCCTTGAAGCGCATGGACAGCCGGAGCCAGATG GAGTGTCTTAAAAAATGCATGGATCTGATCAAGAAAGGTGCCTCTGTTTTTTTCTTTCCGGAGGGAACACGCTCTAAAGATGGAAAGTTAGGTGCATTCAAG AAGGGAGCTTTCAGCATTGCTGCAAAGACTAAAGTACCAGTGGTACCAATTACCCTTATTGGAACTGGCCAAATCATGCCAGCGGGAAGGGAGAGTATAGTTAACACAGGTTTCGTGAAAGTTGTTATACATAAACCTATTGATGGAAATGATCCTGACATGTTATGCAAAGAAGCTAGAAATAAAATCGCCAGTGTGCTGACTCAAGCTTGA